The sequence below is a genomic window from Rhizobium gallicum bv. gallicum R602sp.
GTTGACGGAAGCCGGCTTCTCCACAAGCGAGAAGGTCTGGCGCATGCCGCTCGGCAAGGAATACGACAAGATGATCGACAGCAAGTTCGCCGACATGAAAAACACCGGCGGTCGCTATGCAGGTTCGATCACGGCGGCGCATTTCCTCAAGCGCTTCGTGCAGGACACCCGCTGGGCGCACCTCGATATCGCGGGCACCGCCATGGGTTCGCCGCTGGATGAGATCAACCAGTCCTGGGGCTCCGGCTTCGGCGTCCGCCTGCTGGATCGCCTGGTGCGCGACCACTACGAAGCCTGATCGCGCATGACGGAAGTCCTGTTCTATCATCTGACCGAATCCAAGCTCGAGGACGCGCTGCCGCCGCTCGTCGACAAGAGCGTCGGGCGCGGCTGGCGTGTCGCGATCCAGGTGAAGGAAACGGCTCGAAGGGATGCGCTCGACGCGCACCTGTGGACTTTCCGCGAAGACAGCTTTTTGCCGCACGGCACCGACGAGGCTGAATTCGCCGAAGACCAGCCCGTCCTGTTGACGGCATCGGCCGGAAACGCCAACGCTGCGACCGTGCGTTTCGTCGTCGACGGCGCCGAACCGCCGTCGGTGGACACCTATGATCGCATCGTCTTCATGTTCGACGGATACGACCAGGAGCAGCTTGAAGCCGCGCGGGCCGAGTGGAAGAGGCTGAAGAGTGAGGGGCACAGCCTCACCTACTGGCAGCAGACGCCGCAGGGACGCTGGGAGAAGAAGGCCTGACCGCCCGGGTCAGACAAGACCGCCGTCCCTCACGACCTTGTCGATGAAGCCCTTCTTCGAGGCGGTATAAGCGGCGCGATTTTGGGCATATTTCCGCGCAAGATCGATCTTCAGCTCTTCATAGGCCTGGACGAGAATGGGATCGCTGCGAAGCCTATCGCGAAAAAGGATGTTCCGCTTCCAATTGTGACCCTGATATTCGACGATATGGGCGAGGTGCGTGCGCGTCTCGCCCTTGATGCCGCGGCCGAAGATGTAGTCGTCGGGCACGATATCGGCTCCAGCATAATCGTAGCCGATCTGT
It includes:
- a CDS encoding DNA polymerase III subunit chi, which translates into the protein MTEVLFYHLTESKLEDALPPLVDKSVGRGWRVAIQVKETARRDALDAHLWTFREDSFLPHGTDEAEFAEDQPVLLTASAGNANAATVRFVVDGAEPPSVDTYDRIVFMFDGYDQEQLEAARAEWKRLKSEGHSLTYWQQTPQGRWEKKA
- a CDS encoding GrpB family protein, with product MQQEQDESFGLGVRHLTVTLAAPDARWREAYALEEARIRGALGSLALDIQHFGSTAIPAIKAKPIIDILIGVRRFEDGATCIGPMEQIGYDYAGADIVPDDYIFGRGIKGETRTHLAHIVEYQGHNWKRNILFRDRLRSDPILVQAYEELKIDLARKYAQNRAAYTASKKGFIDKVVRDGGLV